In Ipomoea triloba cultivar NCNSP0323 chromosome 7, ASM357664v1, a single genomic region encodes these proteins:
- the LOC116024859 gene encoding uncharacterized protein LOC116024859 codes for MAWRIVGKKGVLSYLKKTLTVTSKEAAASVSSNFDETLKSLPILARCIEGYSLNPVSLLENANAGTNKTSIRCLHATPQALSVRKDDEALGLKTQKKGKFKKKLKSTAPPVDKPYIPPKHKKPGSSPERTIEIFEGMTIVELAKRSGESISVVQDILVNVGEKVESEFDPLSIDLAELVAMEVGVNVRRLHSDDGAELLPRPPVVTVMGHVDHGKTSLLDALRLTSVAAKEAGGITQHLGAFVVSMPSGASITFLDTPGHAAFSAMRARGAAVTDVVVLVVAADDGVMPQTLEAMSHAKAANVPIVVAINKCDKPSADPQRVKVQLATEGLPLEEMGGDVQVVEVSAVNKTGLNDLEEALLLQAELMDLKARIDGPAQAYVVEARLDKGRGPLATAIVKKGTLVSGQHVVVGAEWGKIRAIRDMVGKLTDKAKPAMPVEIEGLKGLPMAGDDIIVVHSEERARMLSEGRKKKIERDRLNKKVADRLKEEEEEESEDTEILEGNKEKSKRVEMAIVVKGDVQGTVQAVTDALKSMDCPQVNVLIVHGGVGPISESDVDLAQACGACIVGFNVRSPPTSLSQAANRAGIKIIMHRVIYHLLEDIGKLIVEKAPGTFETKVAGEAQVLDIFEIKGRSKAKGEDVKIAGCRVIDGRLTKSSSMRLLRSGEVIFEGPCASLKREKQDVETVGKGSECGLVINNWFDFQVGDIIQCLEQVNRKPKFISSESGAVRIEC; via the exons GTGTCTTCATGCCACTCCACAAGCACTTTCTGTGAGAAAGGATGATGAAGCATTGGGCTTGAAGACtcaaaaaaaaggaaaattcaagaaaaagCTGAAAAGTACCGCCCCACCTGTTGATAAACCTTACATCCCTCCTAAACATAAAAAACCTGGCAGTTCTCCTGAGAGAACAATTGAGATATTTGAAGGAATGACCATTGTTGAGCTTGCCAAGAGAAGTGGAGAATCAATATCTGTTGTACAGGATATCCTTGTAAATGTGGGGGAGAAAGTTGAATCAGAATTTGACCCTCTCAGTATTGACCTTGCTGAGCTAGTTGCAAtg GAAGTAGGAGTTAATGTCAGGAGGCTTCACTCAGATGATGGTGCTGAACTCCTTCCACGTCCTCCAGTTGTCACAGTGATGGGTCATGTTGATCATGGTAAAACATCACTTTTAGATGCTCTGCGATTAACGTCTGTGGCTGCTAAAGAAGCTGGAGGTATAACTCAGCATTTGGGTGCGTTTGTTGTCAGCATGCCTTCAGGAGCATCAATCACATTCCTTGATACTCCTGGCCATGCTGCATTTAGTGCAATGCGAGCCAGAGGTGCAGCAGTAACAGATGTAGTTGTGTTGGTAGTGGCTGCCGATGATGGTGTTATGCCTCAAACACTAGAAGCGATGTCTCATGCAAAAGCAGCTAATGTTCCGATTGTTGTTGCAATCAACAAATGTGATAAACCTTCAGCAGACCCACAAAGAGTGAAAGTCCAGCTCGCTACAGAAGGGCTGCCCTTAGAGGAGATGGGCGGAGATGTTCAGGTTGTTGAAGTTTCTGCAGTAAATAAAACTGGTTTGAATGACTTAGAAGAAGCTTTACTTCTCCAGGCTGAGCTGATGGATCTCAAAGCACGGATTGATGGACCTGCGCAAGCTTACGTAGTTGAAGCAAGGCTTGACAAAGGACGTGGTCCGTTAGCTACTGCCATAGTGAAAAAAGGAACACTAGTTTCTGGGCAGCATGTTGTCGTAGGTGCTGAGTGGGGGAAAATAAGGGCTATTAGGGATATGGTGggaaaattgactgataaggcTAAACCTGCTATGCCCGTTGAGATTGAAGGGTTGAAAGGGCTACCTATGGCTGGTGATGATATTATTGTTGTGCATTCTGAGGAAAGAGCGAGGATGCTAAGTGAAgggaggaaaaagaaaattgaaagagATAGACTAAATAAGAAGGTGGCAGATAGATTaaaagaggaggaagaagaggaatcaGAAGATACAGAAATATTAGAGGGAAACAAAGAGAAGTCCAAACGGGTGGAAATGGCAATCGTAGTAAAAGGAGATGTTCAAGGCACTGTCCAAGCTGTCACAGATGCATTAAAGAGCATGGATTGTCCTCAG GTTAATGTGCTGATTGTCCATGGCGGTGTTGGGCCCATCTCTGAGTCTGATGTGGATTTGGCACAGGCGTGTGGGGCATGCATTGTGGGATTCAATGTGAGAAGTCCACCTACTTCTCTGAGTCAGGCAGCAAACAGAGCCGGCATAAAG ATAATTATGCACCGCGTGATatatcatctactggaggacaTTGGCAAGTTGATCGTTGAAAAAGCTCCCGGTACTTTCGAGACCAAGGTTGCCGGGGAAGCACAGGTGCTGGACATCTTCGAGATCAAAGGGCGAAGCAAAGCCAAGGGAGAGGATGTGAAGATCGCTGGGTGTAGGGTGATCGATGGCCGATTGACAAAATCATCATCAATGAGGCTCCTCAGAAGCGGCGAAGTTATCTTCGAAGGGCCTTGCGCATCCCTGAAGCGTGAGAAGCAGGACGTGGAGACAGTCGGGAAAGGTTCAGAATGCGGGCTGGTGATCAACAACTGGTTCGACTTCCAGGTAGGCGACATAATCCAGTGCTTGGAGCAAGTCAACAGAAAACCAAAGTTCATTTCTTCTGAAAGTGGAGCTGTCAGAATAGAGTGCTGA
- the LOC116024860 gene encoding UDP-galactose/UDP-glucose transporter 7, whose translation MASLEISPYNSLVAAVSYGIASMAMVFINKAVLMEYSQSMTLLTLQQLASTLLIYFARVLGYTKAKGFSIETAKRLFMVSLFYNANVAFALASLKGVNIPMYIAIKRLTPLAVLVAGFFMGKARPTTQVILSVLTTAAGVLVAALGDFSFDLFGYSMAFISVFFQTMYLVLVERSGAEDGLSSVEIMFYNSILSLPFLLFLIIATGEFPNSLSILVAKSTSISFFVTLLLSLVMGIVLNYTMFLCTVVNSALTTTIVGVLKGVGSTTLGFVLLGGVQVHALNVTGLVINTAGGLWYTYAKYQQKKNKLPKTMNDIEAYRK comes from the exons ATGGCTAGCTTGGAAATCAGTCCGTATAACAG TTTGGTTGCTGCAGTCTCGTATGGGATTGCATCGATGGCTATGGTGTTCATAAACAAGGCTGTGCTTATGGAATATTCTCAGTCAATGACGCTTCTCACTCTTCAG CAATTAGCATCAACTTTGCTGATTTACTTCGCTAGGGTACTGGGATACACTAAAGCCAAAGGATTTAGCATTGAGACTGCAAAAAGACTTTTCATGGTTTCCTTGTTCTATAATGCGAATGTGGCATTTGCATTAGCAAGCTTGAAAGGAGTAAATATTCCAATGTATATTGCCATCAAAAGGCTTACACCACTCGCTGTATTAGTAGCTGGATTCTTTATGGGAAAGGCAAGACCTACCACTCAG GTCATTCTTTCTGTATTGACAACTGCTGCTGGAGTTCTTGTAGCAGCACTGGGAGACTTTTCGTTTGATCTTTTTGGATATAGCATGGCCTTTATTTCCGTTTTCTTTCAG ACCATGTACCTTGTTTTAGTTGAAAGGTCAGGAGCAGAGGATGGGCTTTCATCAGTAGAGATTATGTTCTATAACAGCATTTTGTCTTTACCATTTCTGCTATTCCTTATTATAGCTACAGGAGAGTTTCCAAATTCTTTGTCAATATTAGTTGCAAAG AGCACTTCAATATCATTCTTTGTCACTCTTCTACTTTCATTGGTGATGGGTATAGTCTTAAATTACACAATGTTTTTATGTACCGTAGTCAACTCCGCCTTAACTACCACAATTGTTGGAGTGCTCAAGGGGGTCGGATCCACG ACCCTAGGCTTTGTGTTGTTGGGAGGAGTTCAAGTGCATGCATTAAATGTCACTGGCCTGGTGATCAACACAGCTGGTGGCTTGTGGTATACATACGCGAAATATCAACAAAAGAAGAACAAGTTGCCCAAGACGATGAATGATATTGAAGCTTATCGAAAATAA